The genomic stretch CGATGGATGGGAAAGAGCCAGGATCATCACGGCGGTGACGAGGAGCGTGACGCGCGTTCTTCGCATTCACAGACCTCTGAGGCGGCGGGCGAACGGGACCACTAGAGCACCGGCGCCACCGCGATTCAAGGCGCGATCTCCCGCACGAGCCGGAACCCGAGACTGTAGCCCGAGTCCTCCGGGTGATGCGTGTACCTCAGGCCGCACCGGGCGCTGTCGGCGCCGAAGGCCCAGCTCCCCCCGCGGATCACGCGCCTGTCCGACGCGCAGCGGCCGACCGGGTCGACCGACGGGCCCTCGGGGTAGGGGCAAATCTCGTCTCCCGTCCACTCCCAGACGTTCCCGTGCATGTCGAAGAGACCCCATGCGTTCGGTGGGAACGAAGCGACGGGGGATGGCCTCGCCCGGTCGAAGCCGGCCTGCGTCGTGTCGAGCTTCTCGCCCGTTGCGAACGCCGTTCTCGTTCCGGCCCGGCAAGAGTACTCCCACTCCGCCTCGCTCGGCAGACGGAACCTCACGCCGGCCAGATCGTCGAGGCGCGCCAGGAAGGTGTCGATCCGGATGGCGCTCACGGTCTCGACGGGGCAGCTCGGGCCGCAGTCCTGGAACGCGCTCGGATTCGATCCCATGACGAGCGCCCACTGCGCCTGCGTGACCTCGGTGCGGCCGAGGTAGAAGGGGCGCGTGAGCGTCACGTCGTGCTGAAGCTCCTGAGCCTCGCGGCCTGGCTCGCTCCGCGGCGTCCCCATCGTGAAGCGGCCCGAGGGGATGAGGACGAACTCCATCCTCGTGCGCGGCTCGGTCCACGCGGCGGGGGGACCCGGCGCGCAGGCCGCCGCCCCCATGCAGGCGATCGCGAATCCGAGCGCGCGTCTCATGACATCTCCTTGGACACTTCGTCCCCGGGTCCGGGTGCGTGGCGGCGAATCCAGCATGTTCATGCTCTGCCGCCCTTCGCCAGCTCACGGTAGAGTCCGCGTCGATGTTCGAAAGCTCGAGACTGGCCAAGCGAAGAGGTGAAAGATGATGCGTTTCCCGACGATCGCGATCCTGATGGCTCTGGTTTCTGCGCCGGGAGTCCGCGCGCAGTCCGATGACCCGGCGCCTCCGGCCTATCAATCGCTCCGCGCCGCGTCGGCGGCGCCCCTGACCGGCAGCACGAGCGGCGGGGCGCTCCGGCAGATCGCCTTCGACGTGCCGGCCGTCGGCGCGACACCGGCCCAGCAGGCGGGGAACTTCCTCGCAGCGTACGGCGCCGCCTTCGGGAAGACCGGCCCCGACCAGCAGTGGATCATGCGGGACGTGCGCACGGAAGGGCCGGTCGACGTCGCCTCGTTCCGCGAAGCGTACCGCGGGCTGCCGATCTTCGGCGGCGAGATCCGCGTGATCGTCCAGCCCGACACCGTCTCGGGAGGCTCCGGCGCCCGGATCGTCTCCGCCGGAGGGGCCGTCCTCCCCGACTTCGACACCGAGGGAGGGCTCGACATCTATCCCTCGACGACACCCGCCGCCTGCGTCGCGGCCGCCAGGACGTTCCTGAGCGATCCTTCGGCCCCCTCGCTCGCCGATCCGAAATTGATGATCTTCGACGGCCGGATCTTCGGGAGATCGCCCGGGGCGCACCTGGTGTGGGCGGCCACGCTCAACGACACGGCACCCCACCAGGTGATGTGCGACGCGCACACAGGCCAGATCGTCTTCGACCGCGTCTACGCGGAGGAGTCGTTCGACCTCCAGCTCCGGAGCATGAGCCAGTCCTTCCCGTTCAACCTGATCGATCTCGGCGACGAGAACGGCCTCAACGGAAACGGCCAGGTGCACGCCGAGGCGCCGACGGCCTGGTGGCACATCTGGGGGGTCTTCCAGTTCTTCAGCCTCAACTACGGATGGCAGGGGACCGGCGGGAACGACAACGGAACGGAGCTGATCCTCAACAGCAAGAGCACGACGAACGCCATGTGGAACGTCGTCCCGTTCAGCCAGAACATCCACGCGGCGACGGGTTGGACGAGCTTCGACGTCTTCGGCCACGAGTTCAACCACGGCATCGTGTGGCACACGTCGGGGCTCGTCTACGAGAACATCTCGGGAGCGATCGACGAGAGCTTCGCCGACACGGCGGGGATTGACATGGATCCGGCCGACTGGCTCCTGGGGGAGGACCGTCTCGGTTTTCCCGGCCAGTACGTGCGGAATTTCCAGACCCCGTCCAAGAAGGGACAGCCCGAGAAGTTCTCCGCGAAGGGAGGGCTCAGCAACAGCCCCAATCAGGGCAACGACTACGGCGGCGTCCACTTCAACAGCGGCATCATGAACAAGGCCCACTACCTGATCGCGACCGGCGACGCGTTCAACGGCCGCCCGGGCTTCCTGACGAAGGCGATCGGCCGCCACAAGATGGGGAAGCTCGCCTGGTATTCGGAGAGGATTGTCCCGTCCTCCGCAAGTTTCTTCGACGTGCGGGCGTACGAGATCTTCCTCGCTCAGACGTTCGCGAACAATAACCTGCTCGGGTTCACGTCCCAGGACGTCTGCGCCGTCAAGGACGCGTGGGCCGCCGTCGAGATCGGCCCCGGCGATTTCAACTGCGACGGCGTGGACGACAACACGCAGGACCCCGACGGCGACTTCGTGCCGTCCCCAGGCGACAACTGCCCGAACACCTGGAACCCCAACCAGTACGACCAGGATCACGACGGGATCGGCGACGTCTGCGACAACGACTCGGACAACGACGGGCGCCCCGACGGGAGCGACAACTGCCCGTTCGTGAAGAACTGGGATCAGGCGAACAACGACGGGGACGCGCAGGGGGACGCCTGCGATCCCGACGACGACAACGACGGGATCCCCGACACCGTGGACAACTGCCACTTCGACTACAACCCGAGCCAGTACGACGGGAACAACAACGGGAAGGGGGACGCCTGCGATCCCGACACCGACGGGGACGGGATCTACGACGGCGGCGCGCCCGGCGACAACTGCCCCGCGACCTACAACCCCACGCAGGCGGACACCGACTTCGATGGGATGGGGGACGCCTGCGACCTCTGTCCGCTCGTCGCAGACGGGGCCTTCAACCTGAGTACGAAGCCGCCGACGCCGTACGAGCCCGACAGCGACAACGACGGGATCCCCGACGCCTGCGACACCGACGCCTTCGGCGTCGACTCCCTCTCGCTGAACGGATCGCCCTACAACCCGACGCAGTTGTTCCTCCCGAACGGCGGGACGATGTCGGGGCGGATCAACGGCTCACCCGGCACGCACTTCCGGATCCCGGTGCCGCTCTGCATCGCCGGAGCCGATCCCGATCCGAACGAGCTCGTCGAGATCACCTTCAACGCGCTCGGCGCGTCGGTGGACGTGACGCTCCTCGACGACGACGGGCTGGCGATGGGGATGATCCGGCCGGGCTCGGGGGAGATCGCGCAGCGCGGCCTGCGGGTGACCCCCGACTGCTCGAGGGCCTACTTCCTCGAGTTCACGCTCGGTCCGGTCTTCAGCGGCTTCGACGCCTTCTCGGTCGGCTCGTCTCTGGTTCCGACGTCGAGCGCGAACCCGTGGATGACTCCGGGATCGGGCGACCCGCCCCCGCCGCCGATCCCCGACGCCGACGGCGACGGCATCCCCGACCTGTCGGACACCTGCCCGACCACGTTCGATCCGAACGGGATCGACTCGGACGGCGACGGCGTGGGAGACGTCTGCGACAACTGCCCGGCGATGGGCAACTCGCTCCAGACCGACTCGGACGGCGACGGCCACGGCGACGCGTGCGACTGCCTGCCGATGGATCGCACGGCCGCGGCGGTGCCTGACGCGGTCACCGTCCTCGACGTGACGGAGCCGGCGGCCGGAGGTCTCACGATCACGTTCCTGGACCAGTCCTTCTCCGCAGGATCGGGCACGCGGTACGACGTCTTCTCGGGATTGGCCGCCGCCCTCAAGCCTTCGGGAAGCTTCTCCGGAGGCTCGTGCGCCGCGAACGACCTGACGTCCGCGTCCTACACGTACACCGGCCCGAATCCGCCGCCGAAGCAGGCGCTGTACTTCATGTTCCGCGGCCAGAACATCTGTCCCGGCGGCACCGGGACGTACGGGAGCCAGAGCCGCGACGCGACGTCGGGGCAGAGCCCGACGGCATGCCCGTGAGGTGAGGCCGCGCGGGGTGCGGCGGGGGGCTCACAGGAGCGACATCCAGGCCTCCCGCCGCTTCATCCGCCTCTCGCCGAACCAGCGACACGGGAAGTAGAGGAGGACGACGACGACGGCGGTGACGAGGTAGAGAAGGCCCAGCCCCCAAGTGTACCCGTCGGGAGGCGGGCCATTCCGCATCGGGTGGTTCTCGAAGAGCCACGGGACGACCTGCCCCGACCTGGCGAGCGAGACGGCGCAGGCTGCGAGATGGATCAGCGGGATGTGCAGGAGGTAGTAGAGGAGCGGCGTCCGACCGAAGACGATGAGGGCGCGCGAGACGCGATCGTCCGCGCGCTCGAGGGCCGGGACGATCGCGATGACGGGGCCCAGCGTCATCAGGAGGAAGAGGAGCGACGCCGGGTACTTCGTCGTGTTGAGGAACGAGAGAGCGCCCGAGCCGTCCCATGGCCTCGGGTCGCCGTAGAGGTTGAAGGCGCGGAGGAGGACGAACGCGCCGATCATCGACACTCCGAGCCCGAGGCAGATCCTTCGGCGGCGCTCCCGATCCATCGTCATCACCGCGCCGAAGGCGTACCCCGCCGCGATGACGCCGATCCAGGGAACGAGCGAGTAGAGGACGACGAGCTCCCCCTCCCCGACCGGGATCCCTCCCCCGAAATAGACGAGGCGCAGGATCCAGTCGAAGCCTCCCGCCGGCGGCCCATGCGCCGGCTGCGGGAGCCACGCCGACAGGAAGTTGTGCCCGGCGACGATCGCGATCCCGAAGGCGGCGAGGGCCGGGAGCGGGAGGAAGACGAGAGCCGCGAGCGCGATGAGGCTCCATCCGATCACCCAGATGACGCCGGCGAGCGCGTAGTGCGCGTAGTCGAAGTTGAAGGTCCACGCGAAGCGCAGGAAGGTCAGCTCCAGGAGGATGAGCCAGAGACCCCGCAGCAGCAGGTACCGCGACAGCGCCCCCCGCCCCGCGAGAGTCCGCCCGTGAAGGAAGGCGGAGGTCCCGGCGAGAAAGACGAACGCCGGCGCGCAGAAGTGCGTGATCCACCGCGTGAAGAAGACGCCGGGCGTCGGGCCGCCCGCGGGGACTCCGGAGAAGACGCGGACGTGATCGATCGCCATCAGGACCATGACGGCCCCGCGGACGACGTCGAGGGATGCGATGCGTCGCTCGCTCATGCTTCGGACACCTCCTCGATCGGCACGTTATCCGTCACGCGCCGCGCCGGCTTCCGGAATCGTGCGCGGTTCTCTCCGCTTGGACGTTCCGAATCCGCTTGCGCGAGGGAATCTCGACGAGGGTCCCCGTCATCTTCCCCGCGCTCACCGTGAAGCTCCAGAGCGCGTGGGCGCGCGGCGTCCTCAGCTCGTACGTCCACGCGCCGTCCGCCGCGGCGTACGTCAGCTCGAGATCCCCCATCGTTCCGCGCGCACCGTTCACGATCTTGTCGGCCTGCATGAGCACCGAGCCCGCCTTGTCCGGGAGATCGCGGACCTCGTAGACGACCACCTCGTCGGTGCAGCTCGGGAAGTCGGGGCTCTTCACGCAGACCGAGGTTCCGCTCCACGTGCCGAGAATCTCCGCCTTCGGCGCCGCGGCGCCCCCCGCCGTGACGAGGGCTGCGGCGAGGGCGAGATGGAGCGCCGTTCGTGCCGTCATGGCTGTCCCTCCGCAACATCGACGCCCCGCCGGCGTATGGGGGGCCGGGAGGCCCCATGATCCGAGCCGAAGACGTTCCGCGCGTCAACCAGGATCTGATGGAGAGCTGGCAGATCGCAGTCCGTGGCCGGCACGCCGAAGAGGGGCTCGAGATCTGGGACCTGGATCTCCCCGGCGAGCTCCGGGCTCCGGCTCACGAGCATCTCCGGTCCTTCTTCTGCATCCTGCTCGACGGCTGGATGGAGAACGATTACGGGCGGCGGCGCATTCCCTTCCATCCGTTCCTGACCGTCTTCCACCCCGCGGGCACCGTCCACACGACCGTCGGGGCGCGCCGCGGCGGGCGCGTGCTGACGCTGGAGGTCTCGCGCGAGTGGGAGAGGCGCGTCGAGGGGCTCGTCACCCTGCCCGAGACGCCGGTCGCGATTCCCTTCGACGACGGGGCGTGGCTCGCGCGCCGCCTCCTGCGCGAGATGGCCGCGCCGGAGGCCTGCTCGACGCTCGTCTTCGAGGGGATCACCCTCGAGCTGCTGGCGTCGGCCGGGCGCGCCGCCCGCGCCGAGCGCACAGCGCCCGTCTGGCTCACGCGCGCGATCGACCATGCGCACGACCGCTTCGCGGGGGGACTGACGCTTCACGAAGTGGCCCTGGACCTCGGCGTCCATCCCGCGCGGCTCTCGTCGGAGTTCCGGCGCTACACCGGCCGCACCTTCGGCGACTACGTCCGGGAGCTGCGCGTCGGGTTCGTGAAGGGACGCCTCGCCAACGGCGACTCGCCCCTCGCGGACATCGCGCTTCAGGCGGGGTTCGCCGATCAGGCG from Acidobacteriota bacterium encodes the following:
- a CDS encoding formylglycine-generating enzyme family protein yields the protein MRRALGFAIACMGAAACAPGPPAAWTEPRTRMEFVLIPSGRFTMGTPRSEPGREAQELQHDVTLTRPFYLGRTEVTQAQWALVMGSNPSAFQDCGPSCPVETVSAIRIDTFLARLDDLAGVRFRLPSEAEWEYSCRAGTRTAFATGEKLDTTQAGFDRARPSPVASFPPNAWGLFDMHGNVWEWTGDEICPYPEGPSVDPVGRCASDRRVIRGGSWAFGADSARCGLRYTHHPEDSGYSLGFRLVREIAP
- a CDS encoding thrombospondin type 3 repeat-containing protein, yielding MMRFPTIAILMALVSAPGVRAQSDDPAPPAYQSLRAASAAPLTGSTSGGALRQIAFDVPAVGATPAQQAGNFLAAYGAAFGKTGPDQQWIMRDVRTEGPVDVASFREAYRGLPIFGGEIRVIVQPDTVSGGSGARIVSAGGAVLPDFDTEGGLDIYPSTTPAACVAAARTFLSDPSAPSLADPKLMIFDGRIFGRSPGAHLVWAATLNDTAPHQVMCDAHTGQIVFDRVYAEESFDLQLRSMSQSFPFNLIDLGDENGLNGNGQVHAEAPTAWWHIWGVFQFFSLNYGWQGTGGNDNGTELILNSKSTTNAMWNVVPFSQNIHAATGWTSFDVFGHEFNHGIVWHTSGLVYENISGAIDESFADTAGIDMDPADWLLGEDRLGFPGQYVRNFQTPSKKGQPEKFSAKGGLSNSPNQGNDYGGVHFNSGIMNKAHYLIATGDAFNGRPGFLTKAIGRHKMGKLAWYSERIVPSSASFFDVRAYEIFLAQTFANNNLLGFTSQDVCAVKDAWAAVEIGPGDFNCDGVDDNTQDPDGDFVPSPGDNCPNTWNPNQYDQDHDGIGDVCDNDSDNDGRPDGSDNCPFVKNWDQANNDGDAQGDACDPDDDNDGIPDTVDNCHFDYNPSQYDGNNNGKGDACDPDTDGDGIYDGGAPGDNCPATYNPTQADTDFDGMGDACDLCPLVADGAFNLSTKPPTPYEPDSDNDGIPDACDTDAFGVDSLSLNGSPYNPTQLFLPNGGTMSGRINGSPGTHFRIPVPLCIAGADPDPNELVEITFNALGASVDVTLLDDDGLAMGMIRPGSGEIAQRGLRVTPDCSRAYFLEFTLGPVFSGFDAFSVGSSLVPTSSANPWMTPGSGDPPPPPIPDADGDGIPDLSDTCPTTFDPNGIDSDGDGVGDVCDNCPAMGNSLQTDSDGDGHGDACDCLPMDRTAAAVPDAVTVLDVTEPAAGGLTITFLDQSFSAGSGTRYDVFSGLAAALKPSGSFSGGSCAANDLTSASYTYTGPNPPPKQALYFMFRGQNICPGGTGTYGSQSRDATSGQSPTACP
- a CDS encoding helix-turn-helix domain-containing protein, with product MIRAEDVPRVNQDLMESWQIAVRGRHAEEGLEIWDLDLPGELRAPAHEHLRSFFCILLDGWMENDYGRRRIPFHPFLTVFHPAGTVHTTVGARRGGRVLTLEVSREWERRVEGLVTLPETPVAIPFDDGAWLARRLLREMAAPEACSTLVFEGITLELLASAGRAARAERTAPVWLTRAIDHAHDRFAGGLTLHEVALDLGVHPARLSSEFRRYTGRTFGDYVRELRVGFVKGRLANGDSPLADIALQAGFADQAHCTRVFKAATGWTPGRYRVALRRETRSGA
- a CDS encoding DUF1624 domain-containing protein, with translation MSERRIASLDVVRGAVMVLMAIDHVRVFSGVPAGGPTPGVFFTRWITHFCAPAFVFLAGTSAFLHGRTLAGRGALSRYLLLRGLWLILLELTFLRFAWTFNFDYAHYALAGVIWVIGWSLIALAALVFLPLPALAAFGIAIVAGHNFLSAWLPQPAHGPPAGGFDWILRLVYFGGGIPVGEGELVVLYSLVPWIGVIAAGYAFGAVMTMDRERRRRICLGLGVSMIGAFVLLRAFNLYGDPRPWDGSGALSFLNTTKYPASLLFLLMTLGPVIAIVPALERADDRVSRALIVFGRTPLLYYLLHIPLIHLAACAVSLARSGQVVPWLFENHPMRNGPPPDGYTWGLGLLYLVTAVVVVLLYFPCRWFGERRMKRREAWMSLL